Proteins encoded by one window of Kribbella flavida DSM 17836:
- a CDS encoding DUF3072 domain-containing protein has product MTQDVHPVPDKDPEDWTTGDEPMTGPQESYLNTLAQEAGEQVPEGLSKADASRLIDELQARTGRGTDS; this is encoded by the coding sequence ATGACTCAGGACGTGCATCCGGTGCCGGACAAGGACCCGGAGGACTGGACGACGGGTGACGAGCCGATGACCGGGCCGCAGGAGTCCTACCTGAACACGCTCGCCCAGGAGGCGGGGGAACAGGTGCCGGAGGGACTGAGCAAGGCCGACGCGTCCCGGCTGATCGACGAGCTGCAGGCGCGGACCGGGCGCGGCACGGACAGCTGA